The genomic region AGGCTCTTTCGGGTTCAAGTTTCATTTAGGTCTAGGTTTATTTGGGTTGCTCAACTTTATCAAGTTCAATATTTTAATATCTTATACTGAAAGATTTTTTCAAAAGTTTGAAGTAGTTAACATCAATactagttagaattcaattccATAAATTAACCTCACACAAAAGTCAAACTAAATAGCATCAACCATTGACCAAATGAAAATCACCACCAAATTTCAAGTAATTTCCTCCCAAAATTTATACGTAGCTTGTATAATATGAAGCAAAGTGAGTATTATGTTTGAAAGAAATCAGAATATAACTTGGGTTAGATTTGAGTTAAAATGGACAGATAAGCATCAACCCAACTCAGTCCAACTCAacccaataaataatcaattgAGATTGGATGGCGTTGAAACGAGGTTTTATTTAATTCTAACCGGCCTGAATCGGgtttaaaatcaaactaaacataAACAGAGTAAGATTTTGATCCAACCCAAATTGCACCCCTCAAAACAATCTGCATGTAGAGGCCTTTCAAAATTGGGTCCATGTGAAGGGCCGCAATAGTCAGATTGTGGAAAACCAGGCCGAGTCCATTAACATAACATATAGATCCAAATGCAAACGAATGAGCCACGTTTTGGTGTCTATGAGCTTCAGACAAAAGGACGTGCCCGCAACATAATGGCATGCATAGACTTTGTTGGTTACCCAATTATTTACATGAAACAAAATTCTTTCACAGCGTTATTATTCTCTTACAAATTGTCTGACAACATAAGATACTTATATTGATAGACAGTGAATCGAGAATTTGATCGCATTAACTTTTGTTTGAGCGTTCTATTTGTAATCATTGTTCTAAACGTACGACTGATAAATACATAATTTAATTGTCTATTAACTTAAGTTTGATAAGAGAACATTTCCATCTGAAGCGATCGGTTCCCTCAACCGATTAACGAACATGGATTCAAAATCAAATAGGAAGAGAGGGGAAAGGTTCGTTGAGACAAAGACAAAAGGACCTTTTCACGCTCAAAACAAACACAAGCAGCAGTCTTAACACTAGTATTTTTTACACACGCACTTTCTTGCCATTTGCTTTCAAACATAAACCGAAATCCACCAACCTTTGAAATTGAATCACTCAAAGAcggcaacaaatacataaaacatatattttaaaaaatttaaacaaaaaaatattgtcAAATTACAGCTTCCACTATGCTGtattaatattacataatttatCCAAcgttactctctctctctctgtctgtctctccctctctctctctgtctacGCGTTTGAAAAAAGGCGCACACAGAAACAGTCGCACATATATAAACCCTATCTGTTTCTCCAAATTCAAAAATCCAAACTTTGGAGAACCccaagaaaaccaaaagccatGGACTCGGGCTCCCGGAACTGGCCTCCGATCATGGCCCTCAATCTTCTCATTATCCTCGCGATCCTGCCCTTCTCACTCGCCCAGCCAACCGCCGCAGCTCCGGCGCCGGCCTCCGACTCCTGCAACGGCGTCTTCCTGTCCTACGCCTATACTACAGGAGCCCAGCTCCCGCCCGAGGTCAAAGACCCGAAACAGCAGCCTTACAAGTTTGAGTCGGTTCTCACGGTGCTCAACAACGGGTTCGACGATCTCAAGTCGTGGAGGGTGTTTGTGGGGTTTACCAACAACGAGTACTTGGTCTCTGCCTCCAATGCCGTTTTGGCCGACGGTACTAGTATCCCTGGGGGTGTCGGAAACGGCACCGTTTTTTCTGGGTATCCGATGACCGATCTGAAGACGGCGGTTAAGACCGCGGGGGACTTGGCCCAGATGCAGGTTCAGGTCAAATTGATCGGGACCCAGTTCGGTGTGGCCCCACCCAAAGTTCCCATGCCTTCCAATATTACTCTGGCCAATGATGGGTTCGTCTGCCCAGCGGCTGCAATGCAAGGTGAGCTCTTAAACTTCATTTTTTGTGTTCTTTCGGTACATTTTTGGATGTTGGTTTTTGATGGACTTTGATTTGGAGTATACAGATTAGATTTAGCTGTTGTGAATTGAATACTTTTGATAGCTCTTTTGAATGTTTATTGCAATTAACCGTATAaaatgagttgaatttgatgagaCAATACTTGGTATTTCGATTTTGTTTAGTGATTTATTGAACATTTTATTTCGGTACGAGGTGGACCGTATGAGTCTCCTTAGGATATGCATCTGTTATGCAAACTGCCTCAAAGCTGCTGACTTGCCTTCAGTCACTAGGAAAGTTTGATAGTCGACAGAGAATGTCTTGAACCACAAAACATTAGTTTTCGTTTTCAGAAGACAACGCTCTCTATGTCTGCATGATAAATTTGTTAGTTTTGATCTACAAAGAAAAGAATGCTATAACGTGAGGGTATgtcttttgttttgcttttggttATTATACTGAGATCATTGGCTTAATGTCGACCCCATGTTTTACTTTATATACTAAGTTGGGTTTTCATTTTCGACTTTTACTGTCCATGTTTATGAGCATGCTCATACACTGCTCTGATAATGTTCATTACAGGGACCCATGAAATGCAAGTCTGTTGCACCGTAGACGCAAATTTTAAAACGAACATCACTCTGGATGAAGAGTTCCTCCCCCTTCAAAAGGGAGATCTTACAATTATGTATGATGTGATCAGTACTCGGGCAACAGATTACACGGCGCAAGTGACAATCGCCAACCATAACTCCCTTGGTCGTCTTGATAATTGGAAACTGAGCTGGGACTGGATGGAAGATGAGTTCATATTTTCAACGAAAGGGGCTTATCCATCTGTTGTTGATTCTTCTGATTGTATATTCGGTAAACAAGGTACATTCTACGAGAATCTAGACTTCTCAACTGTATTGAATTGTGAAAGACGGCCAACAATTATTGACCTTCCTCCAACAAAAGCCAATGACACACTTCTTGGTCTGGTCCCTTATTGTTGCCGAAATGGTACTATCTTGCCACCAACAATGGATGCAAGCAAGTCAGTTTCATCATTCCAGATGCAAGTTTTTAAAATGCCTCCAAATCTCAACCGGTCCCAGCTCTCACCGCCACAAAACTGGGGAATCAAAGGCACGCTCAACCCTGATTATAAATGTGGCCCTCCTGTCCGGGTGAGTCCCAGTCAGTTCCCTGACCGATCTGGCTTGCCAGTGAATATATCTGCAGTAGTCAGCTGGCAGGTTGTGTGCAATATTACCCAACCCAAAGGAGCAATCCCTAGTTGCTGTGTTTCATTTTCTGCTTTCTACAATGAGTCTGTCGTCCCATGCAACACTTGCGCTTGTGGCTGCCCTAGTAATACAGCTCGAACTTGCAGCACAACTGCACCAGCTATGCTTCTCCCACCAAAGTCACTTCTTGTTCCCTTTGACAACCGAACTGTCAAGGCAAAATCTTGGGCTGATATTAAACATCTACCAGTCCCAAACCCGACACCTTGTGGTGATAACTGTGGGATCAGCATCAACTGGCATTTATATACAGACTACTCTCGTGGATGGAGTGCAAGAGTCACAGTCTTCAATTGGGATGAAACGGCCTTTGTTGATTGGTTCGCTGCAGTACAACTGGATAAAGCAGGCCCTGGTTTCGAAAAGGCGTACTCTTTTAACGCAAGTCACTTGGAAATTAATGGTGTCAATAATACCGTATTCATGCAAGGCCTCAAAGGATTGAACTATCTTGTGGCGGAAACAGATGGAGCCAACCCAAAGAAGGATCCTAGGGTGCCTGGGAAACAGCAGTCAGTGCTCTCGTTTACAAAGAAGATTACTCCCGGAATCAATTTGGTTGGTGGAGATGGGTTTCCGACGAAAGTATACTTTAACGGGGAGGAGTGCTCTCTTCCTACAGCATATCCTAGCAGTGGTTACAGAAAAAGCACATCTCTAATTTTCTCGGTTCTCGTAACGGTTGTAGCGTTTATGGTGATGCAGCAATAGAGCTGAGGGATGAGGCAATGCTAGATCTCGTAGCTACTGCTGATGTTTGTATTCTTTCAGTGGTTTTGATTGATACGTGCTCAACGGGGTGGTTTTGCGAAATCCCAACCACCAGAAGGCGTGCATGCCATTGCCGGTACTTAAGGAGGTTTTTAGGCGGATTTTGGTTGTGGCTGGTATTCTTTTGCTTTTCATCTGCAAATACTGAAGGGAGGATCGACACACCGCAAAGTAACTATATATAGCTAATGTTCTCATATTTTGTATAAACGATATATATTGAACTAGATGCTTGTT from Pyrus communis chromosome 4, drPyrComm1.1, whole genome shotgun sequence harbors:
- the LOC137732430 gene encoding COBRA-like protein 7, with product MDSGSRNWPPIMALNLLIILAILPFSLAQPTAAAPAPASDSCNGVFLSYAYTTGAQLPPEVKDPKQQPYKFESVLTVLNNGFDDLKSWRVFVGFTNNEYLVSASNAVLADGTSIPGGVGNGTVFSGYPMTDLKTAVKTAGDLAQMQVQVKLIGTQFGVAPPKVPMPSNITLANDGFVCPAAAMQGTHEMQVCCTVDANFKTNITLDEEFLPLQKGDLTIMYDVISTRATDYTAQVTIANHNSLGRLDNWKLSWDWMEDEFIFSTKGAYPSVVDSSDCIFGKQGTFYENLDFSTVLNCERRPTIIDLPPTKANDTLLGLVPYCCRNGTILPPTMDASKSVSSFQMQVFKMPPNLNRSQLSPPQNWGIKGTLNPDYKCGPPVRVSPSQFPDRSGLPVNISAVVSWQVVCNITQPKGAIPSCCVSFSAFYNESVVPCNTCACGCPSNTARTCSTTAPAMLLPPKSLLVPFDNRTVKAKSWADIKHLPVPNPTPCGDNCGISINWHLYTDYSRGWSARVTVFNWDETAFVDWFAAVQLDKAGPGFEKAYSFNASHLEINGVNNTVFMQGLKGLNYLVAETDGANPKKDPRVPGKQQSVLSFTKKITPGINLVGGDGFPTKVYFNGEECSLPTAYPSSGYRKSTSLIFSVLVTVVAFMVMQQ